Proteins from a single region of Caloenas nicobarica isolate bCalNic1 unplaced genomic scaffold, bCalNic1.hap1 Scaffold_596, whole genome shotgun sequence:
- the TOP6BL gene encoding type 2 DNA topoisomerase 6 subunit B-like yields the protein APGVQELPGVPCPPPGRCCHQILNRARLRWSCQLSPPPGTVSPDCVTLRRFLHRTCLVHPEVEFHFCVSVDGTVTSRTYGPEGPGALAGARLRVRSCHFTPPPSPGGVPSPCPRIHPLPGSPIPLRVPPPAAAAGLGGDLSVLPVTALCPCHRAVPNLPTRLAEGGDTCAVSPSPTCPPTSPLSLYPRGGGGTRVPIPVPASRGGVGGGHTSRRCP from the exons ccgccccgggggtgcaggagctgccgggggtcccgtgtcccccccccggccGGTGCTGCCACCAGATCCTGAACCGCGCGCGGCTGCGCTGGAGCTGCCAG ctcagccccccGCCCGGGACGGTGTCACCCGACTGTGTCACCCTGCGGCGGTTCCTGCACAGGACCTGCCTGGTGCACCCCGAG GTGGAATTTCATTTCTGCGTCAGCGTGGACGGGACCGTCACCTCCCGCACCTACGG cccGGAGGGTCCCGGGGCGCTGGCTGGAGCGCGGCTGCGGGTCCGGAGCTGCCACTTCACACC gccCCCGTCCCCCGGGGGTGTCCCCTCCCCGTGCCCCAGGATCCACCCGCTGCCCGGGTCCCCCATCCCGCTGCGGGTGCCCcccccggcggcggccgcggggctggggggcgacCTGAGCGTCCTGCCCGTCACCGCCCTGTGTCCTTGTCACCGGGCTGTCCCCAACCTGCCCACCCGCCTGGCCGAG GGTGGGGACACCTGTGCTGTGTCCCcgtccccaacgtgtccccccacctccccactGTCACTATatccccggggtggggggggcactcgtgtccccatccccgtccccgcgtcccggggtggggtgggggggggtcacaCATCCCGCCGTTGTCCTTGA